From Vanrija pseudolonga chromosome 1, complete sequence, a single genomic window includes:
- the BGL1B_4 gene encoding Beta-glucosidase 1B encodes MALRNDFLWGFATAAAQIEGGGEEQERAAGKGLSIWDWFCEKPGVIRDGAKVNKTCDFYSRWREDLALMASLGVNSYRFSISWPRVIPLGGADDAVCEQGLQFYDDVINECLRLGITPFVTLYHWDLPLELHKRYGGLLNKERFIPDYLRYARLCFERYGDRVKHWLTFNEPWVVAIHGFHNGVMAPGHKSNTEPWVAGHTILVAHAHAAKTYQREYQPSQHGTIGITLNGDWAEPWDQSPENVKAAQDKTDVAIGWFADPVYLGKYPDSMRAMLQDRLPEFTAEELELLKDSSEFYGMNFYTANTVKAGGDDESQGNTIMLFTRPDGSEIGPQSDLDWLRDVPWGFRNMLNYLYKRYGKPIYVTENGYAVRGESSMSAEQAIRDTDRVNYYNGYLGALRAAVEEDGVDVRSYYAWSFIDNFEWASGLIPRFGSVRVDYDTFERTPKDSAYVVSEFFKSQVATGKHKHLNGA; translated from the exons atGGCGCTGCGTAACGACTTTCTCTGGGGcttcgcgacggccgcggcgcagatcgagggcggcggcgaggagcaggagcgcgccgcgggcaaGGGCTTGTCG ATCTGGGACTGGTTCTGCGAGAAGCCCGGCGTGATCAGGGACGGCGCAAAGGTTAACAAGACGTGCGACTTTTACAGCCGGTGGCGCGAGGACCTTGCGC TCATGGCGTCGCTCGGTGTCAACTCGTACCGCTTCTCCATCTCGTGGCCGCGCGTGAtcccgctcggcggcgccgacgacgcggtgtgCGAGCAGGGCCTGCAGTTCTACGACGACGTGATCAACGAGTGCCTCCGGCTGGGCATCACGCCGTTCGTCACCCTGTACCACTGGGACctgccgctcgagctgcacAAGCGCTACGGCGGCCTGCTGAACAAGGAGCGCTTCATCCCCGACTACCTGCGGTACGCGCGCCTCTGCTTTGAGCGGTACGGCGACCGCGTCAAGCACTGGCTCACGTTCAACGAGCCGTGGGTTGTCGCGATCCACGGGTTCCACAACGGCGTCATGGCCCCCGGCCACAAGAGCAACACCGAGCCATGGGTCGCCGGCCACACgatcctcgtcgcgcacgcgcacgccgccaagACCTACCAGCGCGAGTACCAGCCCTCGCAGCACGGCACGATCGGCATCACGCTCAACGGCGACTGGGCCGAGCCGTGGGACCAGAGCCCGGAGAACGTCAAGGCGGCGCAGGACAAGACCGACGTCGCGATCGGGTGGTTCGCCGACCCCGTCTACCTCGGCAAGTACCCCGACAGCATGCGCGCCATGCTCCAGGACCGCCTGCCCGAGTTTactgccgaggagctcgagctgctcaaggacTCGTCCGAGTTCTACGGCATGAACTTTTACACGGCCAACACGGTcaaggcgggcggcgacgacgagagccaGGGCAACACGATCATGCTCTTCACGCGCCCGGACGGCTCCGAGATCGGGCCCCAGAGCGACCTCGACTGGCTGCGCGATGTCCCCTGGGGATTCCGCAACATGCTCAACTACCTCTACAAGCGCTACGGCAAGCCCATCTACGTGACCGAGAACGGCTacgccgtgcgcggcgagagcagcatgtccgccgagcaggcgatTCGCGACACCGACAGGGTCAACTACTACAACGGTTACCTCGgtgccctccgcgccgcggtcgaggaggacggcgtcgacgtccgcTCGTACTATGCCTGGTCGTTCATCGACAACTTTGAGTGGGCGTCGGGCCTCATCCCCCGCTTCGGCTCGGTGCGCGTCGACTACGACACGTTTGAGCGCACGCCAAAGGACTCGGCGTACGTCGTCTCCGAGTTCTTCAAGAGCCAGGTGGCTACCGGCAAGCACAAGCACTTGAACGGCGCTTAA
- the dgoD gene encoding D-galactonate dehydratase, with protein MTDADRAPVYLPPSDLSAKYKGGIQRYVAAQPHPSASVPGSTRIKKIENFYVRPRWLFVRIETEGGVVGWGEGTLEGHTEAVQGSLKDVARRIVGWDAMNIEDIYQYLWRHRFYRGGEVLMSAMSGIDIALWDIKGKVLGVPVWQLLGGAVRERCEVYGWIGGDRPSDVLEQAKVRKAQGFTKVKMNATESIGWLDSPHALDETVKRLAEVKSLGLDAGLDFHGRVHKPMAKQLAQQLEPHRPLFIEEPLLPGYVNELKDLYNKTTIPIALGERLFTRLDVRPYFEAGCIDIIQPDIAHAGGISETKKIAIMAEAYDIGVAPHCPLGPLAFAASLHVGFSTPNFVICEMSWKMHYNVGGFDLFTYMTNPDVFAVKEGAIDLLTAPGLGIELNEDLIRQEAAEAAKLEPWQNPVFRGPDGTIREW; from the exons atgaccgacgccgaccgcgcACCAGTCTACCTTCCCCCGTCCGACTTGTCGGCCAAGTACAAGGGCGGCATCCAGCGCTATGTCGCTGCCCAGCCCCATCCCAGCGCGAGTGTCCCGGGCTCGACTCGCATCAAGAAGATCGAGAACTTCTACGTTCGCCCTCGCTGGCTCTTTGTGCGCATCGAGACGGAgggcggtgtcgtcggctgggGAGAAGGCACCCTCGAGGGTCACACCGAGGCCGTCCAGGGCTCGCTCAAGGACGTCGCAAGgcg TATCGTCGGGTGGGACGCGATGAATATTGAAGACATCTACCAGTACCTCTGGCGCCACCGTTTCTAccgcggtggcgaggtgcTCATGTCGGCCATGTCGGG CATTGACATTGCCCTTTGGGAcatcaagggcaaggtgCTGGGCGTTCCCGTGTGGCagctgctcggcggtgcggtgcgcgagcggtGCGAGGTGTACGGATGGATTG GCGGTGACCGCCCGTCCGatgtcctcgagcaggccaaggTGCGCAAGGCACAGGGCTTTACCAAGGTCAAGATGAAT GCGACCGAGTCGATCGGCTGGCTCGACTCGCCTCACGCGCTGGACGAGACGGTCAAGCGCCTGGCCGAGGTGAAgagcctcggccttgacgccggcctcgacttCCATGGCCGCGTGCACAAGCCCATGGCCAAGCAGCTCGCTCAGCAGCTCGAGCCCCACCGCCCCCTGTTCATCGAGGAGCCGCTGCTCCCCGGCTACGTTaacgagctcaaggacctgTACAACAAGACGACCATTCCGATTGCT ctcggcgagcgtctgTTCACGCGTCTCGACGTGCGGCCGTATTTC GAGGCTGGGTGTATCGATATTATCCAGCCGGATATTGCCCACGCTGGCGGTATTTCAGAGACCAAGAAGATTGCCATCATGGCCGA GGCTTATGATATCGGCGTTGCTCCACACTGTCCGCTGG GCCCGCTGGCATTCGCCGCATCGCTTCACGTTGGCTTCTCGACGCCCAACTTTGTCATCTGTGAAATGAGCTGGAAG ATGCACTACAACGTCGGCGGATTCGACCTGTTTACGTACATGACCAACCCAGACGTGTTTGCGGTCAAGGAGGGTGCGATTGACCTCTTGACGGCGCCAGggctcggcatcgagctgAACGAGGACCTGATCCGGCAGGaagcggccgaggcggccaagctcgagccGTGGCAGAACCCCGTGTTCCGGGGGCCAGACGGCACGATTCGCGAGTGGTAA
- the yddQ gene encoding putative isochorismatase family protein YddQ: MSEAKSFRQLAGIPPSTASTKDSVLVIVDAQNEYANGYLAVTNTETSRPAIAALLEKYRAGGGHIVHVVHQVPEGTPVFTPGTELAEEFDELKPAGGPNETVVVKKFPGSFAETNLDDIVKKTGLKKLVLVGYMAHVCISTTARQAAQRGYDVLIAGDAVGDRDIPGATGAEVTKTVLLELGDAFGTVINSTDVQLAK, translated from the exons ATGTCCGAGGCCAAGTCTttccgccagctcgccggcatcccgccctcgaccgcgtcgaccaAGGACTCGGTGCTCGTCATTGTTGACGCGCAGAACGAGTACGCCAACGGCtacctcgccgtcaccaaCACCGAGACGTCGCGCCCGGCCATTGCCGCCCTGCTGGAGAAGTAccgcgctggcggtggaCACATTGTGCACGTCGTGCACCAG GTCCCCGAGGGCACGCCCGTCTTCACGCCCGgcaccgagctcgccgaggagttcgacgagctcaagcccgccggcggcccgAACGAGACGGTGGTCGTCAAGAAGTTCCCCGGCTCGTTCGCCGAGACCAACCTCGACGATATTGTCAAGAAGACGGgcctcaagaagctcgtcctcgtcgggtACATGGCGCACGTGTGCATcagcacgacggcgcgccaggccgccCAGCGCGGGTACGACGTGCTCAttgccggcgacgcggtcggcgaccgcgacATTCCTGGCGCGACCGGTGCCGAGGTGACCAAG ACTgtgcttctcgagctcggtgacgCGTTCGGCACCGTCATCAACAGCACTGATGTGCAGCTTGCCAAGTAG
- the SPAC11D3.18c_2 gene encoding putative transporterC, giving the protein MSHLEDEKRDLAHIEDGKAPVVAHDRHLQLELPASLQHLDEAEMSRLDKKITRKIDFVLMPILIILYVLNFLDRNNISTAKIGGMTKDLHMNTEQFGTAVAVLFAGYVSLQIPSNMLASRIKWPGTYICVMCAAWGVVSGCTGAVQSYSGLCAIRVILGFTEAAFFPGALFLLSTFYTKQQLAFRTGILYSGSQLGNAFGGLFAAAILTLDKAHHIAGWRWLFIVEGSMTVGLAIVFAFIIPNRPSNYRWLTPVEHARLAYRLEADKGTRDGSEEMSNWEAFKLAVTDIRAWMVCAALTLNFVASAVTNFFPVVISTLGFNRTTSLAITAPPYIFCIFCIVLNGWHSDKTQERAFHVIGPFIITIVANVLAVATTHTAARYVAMMLMPASFYSATILLLSWISTTVVGPSAKRAVALAMINAIANTSNIWTSYLYFNAPRYVVAFCVNIGASVLLIILVLFIRWYLVQQNKRLDRGEDLGIHGPTEVQRENGYRFKL; this is encoded by the exons ATGTCGCATCTCGAAGACGAGAAGAGGGACCTCGCCCACatcgaggacggcaaggcgcCCGTCGTGGCGCACGACCGTCACCTCCAGCTGGAGCTCCCCGCATCCCtccagcacctcgacgaAGCCGAGATGTCGCGCCTCGACAAGAAGATCACCCGCAAGATCGACTTTGTCCTCATGCCCATCCTCATCATCCTCTACGTGCTCAACTTCCTCGACCGCAACA ACATCTCGACGGCCAAGATCGGCGGCATGACCAAGGACCTCCACATGAACACTGAGCAGTTCGGCACGGCTGTGGCTGTCCTGTTTGCCGGTTACGTCTCGCTCCAGATCCCCTCCAACATGCTCGCATCGCGTATCAAGTGGCCCGGTACCTACATCTGTGTCATGTGCGCGGCCTGGGGTGTCGTTTCGGGCTGCACGGGCGCGGTCCAGTCGTACTCTGGTCTTTGCGCCATCCGTGTCATCCTGGGCTTCACCGAGGCCGCCTTCTTCCCTGGAGCCCTGTTCCTGCTCTCGACCTTCTACACCAAGCAGCAGTTGGCTTTCCGCACCGGTATCCTCTACTCTGGCTCGCAGCTCGGCAATGCGTTCGGTGGTCTCTTCGCCGCGGCcatcctcaccctcgacaaGGCGCACCACATTGCAGGATGGCGCTGGCTCTTCATTGTCGAGGGCAGCATGActgtcggcctcgccatcgtcTTCGCCTTCATCATCCCCAACCGCCCCTCCAACTACCGCTGGCTCACCCCCGTCGAGCATGCCCGCCTCGCCtaccgcctcgaggccgacaagggTACTCGTGACGGCTCTGAGGAGATGTCCAACTGGGAGGCCTTTAAGCTCGCCGTGACCGACATTCGTGCTTGGATGGTTTGCGCCGCGCTTACCCTCAACTTTGTCGCGTCCGCCGTCACCAACTTCTTCCCCGTTGTCATCTCCACGCTCGGCTTTAACcgcaccacctcgctcgccatcacTGCCCCGCCCTACATCTTCTGCATCTTCTGCATTGTCCTCAACGGCTGGCACTCGGACAAGACCCAGGAGCGTGCTTTCCACGTCATTGGCCCCTTCATCATCACCATTGTCGCCaatgtcctcgccgtcgccacgaCGCATACGGCTGCTCGCTACGTCGCCATGATGCTCATGCCCGCGTCCTTCTACTCGGCCACCATTTTGCTGCTGTCCTGGATCTCAACTACCGTCGTCGGCCCTagcgccaagcgcgccgtcgccctcgccatgaTCAACGCCATCGCCAACACGTCCAACATCTGGACTTCGTACCTGTACTTTAACGCTCCTCGCTACGTCGTCGCCTTTTGCGTCAACATTGGTGCCTCGGTgctcctcatcatcctcgtcctgTTCATCCGCTGGTACCTTGTTCAGCAGAAcaagcgcctcgaccgtGGCGAGGACCTTGGCATCCACGGCCCCACCGAGGTGCAGCGCGAGAACGGTTACCGCTTCAAGCTCTAA